One window from the genome of Phycisphaerales bacterium encodes:
- a CDS encoding GspE/PulE family protein, which translates to MERTTATDRVEREGAHNGHVASSNGEPVEKTPTVINEAPSVERSLSRLMGGDDVARLHAAPVEERDGRVVLAMLDPGDWASADEASLIVGRPVTPVAIAEPAFRALVQREYGTTAAAMAASLGLGGDEEVLANLESIEAEDLHRMAEQPSLINLVNLLILEAIRLGASDVHVEPFERDLKVKYRIDGVLVEQQPPPKRLQPAITSRIKIMAGMNIAERYAPQDGHITLRFDGRKIDIRVSTAPTIYGESIVMRVLDKQSLQLDLATLGMRETDRREIDRLIAIPHGMVLVTGPTGSGKTTSLYAALSKLYDPRKKIITIEDPVEYELEGVNQIPVNPKRGLSFASGLRSILRQDPDVVMVGEIRDGETAEIAVRAAMTGHLILSTLHTNDAASAVGRMLDMGIEPFLLASVLEAVIAQRLGRRLAAGYAFPHRPTDAEMLRLTAEERSMFADATGEAIDSHDAGLSIFKGRIGFYEVLTVTRAMRAAIGERVNAQKLLETAHPTHQTMRRDGLIKASQGLTTVGEVLRATQDSGTEMLLGEPADEGSD; encoded by the coding sequence GTGGAGCGAACGACCGCGACAGATCGGGTTGAGCGCGAGGGCGCGCACAACGGCCACGTGGCTTCGTCGAACGGAGAACCCGTCGAGAAGACGCCGACCGTGATCAACGAGGCCCCGTCGGTCGAACGGTCGCTCTCGCGGCTCATGGGCGGCGACGACGTAGCGCGCCTGCACGCCGCGCCGGTCGAGGAGCGCGACGGGCGCGTGGTGCTGGCGATGCTCGACCCGGGCGATTGGGCATCGGCCGACGAGGCGTCGCTCATCGTTGGACGGCCCGTGACACCGGTAGCGATTGCCGAGCCGGCCTTCCGGGCGCTGGTGCAGCGCGAGTACGGCACGACTGCGGCGGCGATGGCGGCGAGCCTGGGCCTGGGCGGCGACGAGGAGGTGCTGGCCAACCTCGAGTCGATCGAGGCGGAAGACCTGCACCGGATGGCCGAGCAGCCATCGCTGATCAACCTCGTGAACCTGCTCATCCTCGAGGCGATCCGTCTCGGGGCGAGCGACGTGCACGTCGAGCCCTTCGAGCGCGACCTCAAGGTCAAGTACCGCATCGACGGCGTGCTGGTGGAACAGCAGCCGCCGCCCAAGCGACTGCAGCCGGCGATCACCAGCCGCATCAAGATCATGGCCGGCATGAACATTGCCGAGCGATACGCGCCGCAAGACGGGCACATCACGCTGCGGTTCGATGGGCGGAAGATCGACATCCGCGTGTCGACGGCGCCGACGATCTACGGCGAGTCGATCGTGATGCGCGTGCTCGACAAGCAGAGCCTCCAGCTCGACCTCGCGACGCTGGGCATGCGGGAGACCGACCGGCGCGAGATCGATCGGCTGATCGCCATCCCGCACGGCATGGTGCTCGTTACGGGGCCGACCGGATCGGGTAAGACGACGTCGCTGTACGCGGCGCTGAGCAAGCTGTACGACCCACGCAAGAAGATCATCACGATCGAAGATCCGGTGGAGTACGAGCTCGAGGGCGTGAACCAGATCCCCGTGAACCCCAAGCGCGGCCTGAGCTTCGCATCGGGCTTGCGGTCGATCCTGCGTCAGGACCCGGACGTGGTGATGGTCGGCGAGATCCGCGATGGCGAGACGGCCGAGATCGCCGTGCGCGCCGCGATGACGGGCCACCTGATCTTGTCCACCTTGCACACCAACGACGCCGCGAGCGCCGTCGGCCGGATGCTGGACATGGGCATCGAGCCTTTCCTGCTGGCCAGCGTGCTCGAGGCCGTGATCGCCCAGCGGCTCGGCCGGCGATTGGCGGCCGGCTATGCGTTCCCCCACCGCCCGACCGACGCGGAGATGCTGCGGCTGACGGCCGAGGAGCGGTCGATGTTTGCCGACGCGACGGGCGAGGCGATCGACTCTCACGACGCGGGGCTCTCGATCTTCAAGGGTCGCATCGGGTTCTACGAGGTGCTCACGGTGACGCGGGCGATGCGGGCTGCGATCGGCGAGCGGGTGAACGCCCAGAAGCTGCTGGAGACGGCGCACCCGACGCACCAGACCATGCGCCGCGACGGGCTCATCAAGGCCTCGCAGGGCCTGACCACCGTGGGCGAGGTGCTCCGCGCGACGCAGGACAGTGGCACCGAGATGCTGCTTGGCGAGCCGGCCGACGAGGGTTCGGACTGA
- a CDS encoding type II secretion system F family protein produces the protein MPSFRVQCAGGGDAPIIDAPTRAAAIREVSRRGLTPLVVEPMDAFTASTKVGSDGAGDAAARPGFSLSSGRFSGTQRAAVVRELSTGLDAGLPLVQALRLIARQRKSKAQRAVMERVIDKVEHGRGLAEAFEASPELANDLSVNMVRAGEASGKLAEVLGQLADLLERDVRLRRALVGATTYPGLLLVLCLASIVLVSTVIAPKILEEAAGAIENLPWPTLVVQAFANFVLGWWWLILALLGLLIAGFVAIRRSDEGRLSMDRALLATPLIGLLARDVAVSRFTRTLGTLTGSGISLLQALRITRATLGNRALENVIDDVVTQVSQGKTLATPMEQSGYFPPMLVQIVAMGERSGRLEELLGHAARAMEERTEATLKLVTTLLPPLLVVTMAGVVGFIVLAILLPMLELQDVAGSAM, from the coding sequence ATGCCCAGCTTCCGCGTGCAGTGCGCCGGCGGCGGCGACGCTCCGATCATCGATGCACCGACGCGGGCGGCGGCCATCCGGGAGGTGTCGCGACGCGGGCTGACGCCGCTGGTCGTCGAGCCGATGGATGCCTTTACGGCGTCGACGAAGGTTGGCAGCGACGGTGCGGGCGACGCGGCGGCGCGGCCGGGCTTCTCGCTGTCGAGTGGGCGGTTCAGCGGCACGCAGCGGGCTGCCGTGGTCCGCGAGCTCTCGACGGGGCTCGACGCGGGCCTGCCGCTGGTGCAGGCCTTGCGCCTGATCGCAAGGCAGCGCAAGAGCAAGGCACAGCGTGCCGTGATGGAGCGCGTGATCGATAAGGTCGAGCACGGCCGGGGTCTCGCCGAAGCGTTTGAGGCGTCGCCCGAACTGGCTAACGATCTGAGCGTCAACATGGTGCGGGCAGGTGAGGCGTCGGGCAAGCTGGCCGAGGTGCTCGGCCAACTCGCCGACCTGCTCGAGCGCGACGTCCGCCTTCGGCGTGCGCTCGTGGGCGCGACGACGTATCCCGGCCTGCTGCTGGTCTTGTGCCTTGCGTCGATCGTGCTCGTGTCGACGGTGATCGCACCGAAGATCCTCGAAGAGGCCGCCGGCGCCATCGAGAACCTGCCCTGGCCGACGCTGGTGGTACAGGCATTTGCGAACTTCGTGCTGGGCTGGTGGTGGCTGATCCTGGCATTGCTGGGACTGTTGATCGCCGGGTTTGTTGCCATCCGCCGCAGTGATGAGGGACGACTGAGCATGGATCGGGCGTTGCTCGCGACCCCGCTGATCGGCTTGCTCGCGCGCGACGTTGCGGTGAGCCGGTTCACGCGGACGCTCGGCACGCTGACGGGCTCGGGCATCAGCCTGCTGCAGGCGCTGCGCATTACGCGGGCGACGCTGGGTAACCGCGCCCTCGAGAACGTCATCGATGATGTCGTCACCCAGGTGAGCCAGGGCAAGACGCTGGCGACGCCCATGGAGCAGAGCGGGTATTTCCCGCCGATGCTCGTACAGATCGTGGCGATGGGCGAGCGAAGCGGCCGGCTCGAAGAACTGCTGGGCCACGCGGCCCGGGCGATGGAAGAACGCACCGAGGCGACGCTGAAGCTGGTGACCACGCTGCTGCCGCCGCTCTTGGTGGTGACGATGGCGGGCGTCGTGGGATTCATCGTGCTTGCAATCCTGCTGCCGATGCTCGAGCTGCAGGACGTGGCCGGGAGCGCGATGTGA
- the gspG gene encoding type II secretion system major pseudopilin GspG has product MKKNARRRRRGFTIIEVLVIITIMGIIAAVVVPRLFSRIGQSRQATAESNAASIAGQVQVFLIDMGKLPDTGTLEFLRKEPSGMSGTWNGPYITNDEMLIDPWGNAYVIIAPGEKNTDFDIVSYGADGQPGGEGEDADIVKP; this is encoded by the coding sequence ATGAAGAAGAACGCACGCCGGCGTCGGCGCGGATTTACGATCATCGAGGTGCTTGTGATCATCACGATCATGGGCATCATCGCGGCCGTGGTCGTGCCGAGGCTCTTCAGCCGCATCGGACAGAGCCGCCAGGCAACCGCCGAGAGCAACGCCGCGAGCATCGCGGGCCAGGTGCAGGTGTTCCTGATCGACATGGGCAAGCTGCCCGACACGGGCACGCTGGAGTTTCTGCGCAAGGAGCCCAGCGGCATGAGCGGCACCTGGAACGGGCCGTACATCACCAACGACGAAATGCTGATCGACCCGTGGGGCAATGCGTACGTGATCATCGCGCCGGGCGAGAAGAACACCGATTTCGACATCGTCAGCTATGGCGCCGACGGCCAGCCCGGCGGCGAGGGCGAGGACGCCGACATCGTCAAGCCGTAA
- a CDS encoding type II secretion system protein translates to MHRAFTLVELIVTLVIVGLVLGLAVPRVATLAGRGVSAEADAVASLLSNAAGRAAVGSQPLRVRAEAKTVVVERRELVEQGRRESWVWQRDPFMPQVRLNRSTVGSVHADGFAVRGSPWIVELAAGSSVEIDLIGGNGPVNVALMPGALRAVVVEGDRMIEPPGRVDLDASGMESTPW, encoded by the coding sequence ATGCATCGCGCCTTCACGCTGGTCGAGTTGATCGTCACGCTGGTGATCGTGGGCCTCGTCCTGGGCCTGGCGGTGCCGCGTGTCGCGACGCTGGCCGGGCGGGGCGTGTCGGCCGAGGCGGACGCGGTGGCGTCTTTGCTCTCGAATGCGGCGGGCCGAGCGGCCGTCGGCTCGCAGCCGTTGCGGGTGCGGGCCGAGGCCAAGACGGTCGTCGTCGAGCGGCGGGAACTGGTCGAGCAAGGTCGGCGTGAATCGTGGGTGTGGCAGCGCGACCCGTTCATGCCCCAGGTTCGATTGAATCGTTCGACGGTGGGCTCGGTGCACGCCGATGGCTTCGCGGTGCGAGGGTCGCCGTGGATCGTGGAACTGGCCGCGGGCTCGAGCGTGGAGATCGACCTGATCGGGGGCAATGGACCGGTGAACGTCGCGTTGATGCCCGGGGCGCTCCGCGCCGTGGTCGTCGAGGGCGACCGGATGATCGAGCCGCCGGGCCGCGTCGACCTGGATGCCAGCGGCATGGAGAGCACGCCTTGGTAG
- a CDS encoding type II secretion system protein GspK, whose translation MRHARKSFATVLALWVIGLAAVLVMGVQSAGLGQAFGARDSLAETRARWAAVSGVERMIAILADDTEDPHPTDAFDVYDRMAEAARGTVGGTGSYRIEHWEGGERFDGPADANARIHVGRMTSDDLFWLPNMTEDLISRIIDWTDEDDEVSPLGAEVGSYLSQEHAYEPRNGPMQTIEEMELLLGILPIDVREEDWNLNNVLDPNEDDGDETWPPDNGDGVLEANWSGILTVVSSESAYGLSGQPRVRLGLGLGGGELVGRVGITAEQADVIAQYASTNAATLEALITTPLRSLPGLTGQPIDPQAQPLTDAQIGLLLEEAAIDAPWLDATGPLLPGRININTISEDTLAYAPGVTSSIADTIIRERNGRPLGFRTAADLLESPGLTRGRVQELMQAFGFRSSAFVIRSVGIDEASGMRVEMIATVDRSRLPVVIRDVIVR comes from the coding sequence GTGAGGCACGCTCGCAAGAGCTTCGCGACGGTTCTGGCGCTCTGGGTCATCGGCCTGGCGGCGGTGCTGGTCATGGGCGTGCAGTCTGCGGGGCTGGGCCAGGCGTTCGGCGCCCGCGACAGCCTGGCCGAGACTCGTGCGAGGTGGGCCGCGGTTTCGGGCGTCGAACGGATGATCGCCATCCTGGCCGACGACACCGAGGATCCGCACCCGACCGACGCATTCGACGTGTACGACCGCATGGCCGAGGCGGCGCGCGGCACGGTGGGCGGCACGGGCTCGTACCGCATCGAGCACTGGGAGGGCGGCGAGCGGTTCGACGGGCCGGCTGACGCCAACGCGCGCATCCACGTCGGTCGCATGACCTCCGACGACCTGTTCTGGCTGCCCAACATGACCGAGGACCTGATCTCTCGGATCATCGACTGGACAGACGAAGACGACGAGGTCAGCCCGCTGGGGGCCGAGGTGGGCTCGTACCTGTCGCAAGAGCACGCGTACGAGCCGCGCAACGGGCCCATGCAGACCATCGAGGAGATGGAACTGCTGCTGGGCATCCTGCCGATCGACGTGCGCGAGGAAGACTGGAACCTCAACAACGTGCTCGACCCCAACGAGGACGACGGCGACGAGACGTGGCCGCCGGACAATGGCGATGGCGTGCTGGAAGCGAACTGGTCGGGCATCCTCACGGTGGTGAGCAGCGAGAGCGCCTATGGACTGAGCGGGCAGCCGCGCGTGCGACTCGGGCTGGGGCTGGGCGGCGGCGAGCTCGTCGGTCGCGTCGGCATCACCGCCGAGCAGGCCGACGTGATCGCCCAATACGCCAGCACGAACGCGGCGACGCTCGAGGCGTTGATCACCACGCCGCTACGGTCCCTGCCCGGCCTCACCGGCCAGCCGATCGACCCGCAGGCCCAGCCGTTGACCGATGCACAGATCGGCCTGCTGCTCGAAGAGGCGGCGATCGACGCTCCCTGGCTCGACGCGACCGGACCACTCCTGCCCGGGCGGATCAACATCAACACCATCTCCGAGGACACGCTGGCCTACGCACCGGGCGTGACCAGCTCGATCGCCGACACGATCATCCGCGAGCGGAACGGGCGTCCGCTGGGCTTCCGGACGGCGGCGGACCTGCTGGAGTCCCCGGGCCTTACCAGGGGCCGCGTGCAGGAGCTGATGCAGGCGTTCGGGTTTCGCAGCTCGGCATTCGTCATCCGCAGCGTGGGAATCGACGAGGCATCCGGGATGCGCGTCGAGATGATCGCTACCGTGGACCGATCGCGACTGCCCGTCGTGATCCGGGACGTCATCGTTCGATAA